In one Camelus dromedarius isolate mCamDro1 chromosome 31, mCamDro1.pat, whole genome shotgun sequence genomic region, the following are encoded:
- the LOC105104920 gene encoding large ribosomal subunit protein uL22-like — translation MFTLRTLVNTAHAIKGMHIRKATKYLKDVTSQKQCVPFRRYSGGASRCAQAEQWGWMQGRWPKKRAEFLLHMLKNTESNAERKGLDVDSLVTEHIQVDKASKMRHRTYRAHGQIDPYTSSPCRVEMIPAEKEQVVPKPEEEFAQKKKIP, via the coding sequence ATGTTCACTTTAAGAACACTCGTGAATACTGCCCATGCCATTAAGGGTATGCATATCCGAAAAGCCACCAAGTATCTGAAGGATGTCACGTCACAGAAGCAGTGTGTGCCGTTCCGTCGTTACAGTGGTGGAGCTAGTAGGTGTGCCCAGGCAGAACAGTGGGGCTGGATGCAGGGTCGATGGCCCAAAAAGAGGGCTGAATTTTTACTGCACATGCTCAAAAACACAGAGAGTAATGCTGAACGTAAGGGCTTAGATGTAGATTCTCTGGTCACTGAGCACATCCAGGTGGACAAAGCTTCCAAGATGCGACACAGGACTTACAGAGCTCATGGTCAGATCGACCCTTACACAAGCTCTCCCTGCCGCGTGGAGATGATACCTGCTGAAAAAGAGCAGGTTGTTCCTAAACCAGAAGAGGAGTTtgcacagaagaaaaagataccctag